The Anopheles coluzzii chromosome 2, AcolN3, whole genome shotgun sequence genome window below encodes:
- the LOC120952285 gene encoding calaxin-like has protein sequence MNLDVTLDTAEEIRFLSKVSGLVKRLARSTHFTHQELEVVLLLYYKILKNDPDAAGGQISRQQLTTVFDTAFGITDMAVIRRIYAALDGGNSAHVSMETWARMVSLYVRGTLEEKIQYCYRVYDIQREGMIRRDFLMVLMRGCVRQEEGVDEAVKDLVDILMTRLDLDRDGAISFEDYRKSVMGTPLLLECLGQALPDRIHVEAFATTFLVM, from the coding sequence ATGAATCTAGACGTGACACTCGACACGGCGGAGGAGATCCGGTTTCTGAGCAAGGTGAGCGGTCTGGTGAAGCGGTTGGCCCGCTCGACCCACTTCACCCACCAGGAGCTggaggtggtgctgctgctgtactaCAAGATACTGAAGAACGATCCGGACGCGGCCGGGGGACAAATCTCGCGCCAGCAGCTCACGACCGTGTTCGATACGGCGTTCGGCATTACGGATATGGCGGTGATACGGCGCATCTACGCCGCGCTGGACGGGGGAAATAGCGCGCACGTGTCGATGGAAACGTGGGCCCGGATGGTGTCGCTGTACGTGCGCGGTACGCTCGAGGAGAAGATCCAGTACTGCTACCGGGTGTACGACATCCAGCGCGAGGGCATGATCCGGCGCGACTTCCTGATGGTGCTGATGAGGGGCTGCGTCCGGCAGGAGGAAGGCGTCGATGAGGCGGTGAAGGATCTGGTCGACATCTTGATGACGCGGCTGGACCTGGATCGGGACGGGGCGATTTCGTTCGAGGACTATCGGAAGAGTGTGATGGGCACGCCGCTGTTGTTGGAATGTCTTGGCCAGGCGCTGCCGGATCGAATTCACGTGGAAGCGTTCGCCACGACGTTTCTGGTTATGTAG